Proteins encoded within one genomic window of Couchioplanes caeruleus:
- the mobA gene encoding molybdenum cofactor guanylyltransferase, translating into MGGFAAVVLAGGAARRMGGADKAAIPVAGQSMLTRVLAAVHDADPQVVVGRVPPDLPVEVASTSEEPRGGGPVAATAAGLALVPRDVSFTALLAADLPLLTGEAIDVLRLTVESAPLEGAVYRDAEGRRQALCGVWRTNALRDAVSKLAEERGGLHGASMHALLEHLRFIEVSWRRPGPPPWFDCDTDDDLRTAEEWVR; encoded by the coding sequence GTGGGGGGATTCGCGGCGGTGGTGCTGGCCGGCGGTGCGGCGCGTCGGATGGGTGGGGCGGACAAGGCTGCCATCCCGGTGGCCGGGCAGTCGATGCTGACTCGTGTGCTTGCCGCGGTGCATGACGCCGATCCTCAGGTCGTGGTCGGCCGGGTGCCTCCTGACCTGCCCGTCGAGGTGGCCTCCACGAGTGAGGAGCCCCGAGGCGGTGGGCCCGTGGCGGCCACGGCGGCAGGGCTGGCGCTCGTGCCGCGGGACGTCAGTTTCACCGCGTTGCTCGCCGCCGACTTGCCGTTGCTGACCGGTGAGGCGATCGACGTGCTGCGACTCACCGTCGAGTCCGCGCCGCTGGAGGGTGCGGTCTACCGGGACGCGGAGGGCCGACGGCAGGCGTTGTGCGGAGTGTGGCGTACGAACGCGCTGCGGGACGCCGTCAGCAAGCTCGCCGAGGAGCGTGGGGGTCTGCACGGTGCCTCGATGCACGCGCTGCTGGAGCATCTCCGCTTCATCGAGGTTTCCTGGCGGCGGCCTGGCCCGCCGCCCTGGTTCGACTGCGACACCGATGACGACCTGCGGACCGCCGAGGAGTGGGTCCGGTGA
- a CDS encoding DUF6457 domain-containing protein, giving the protein MNVLDEWIKAAVAELGLSAADVAPATDQGSSATALVLDLARDVAHNVVRPGAPISAYLMGLAVGRGADPADVAARLSELAKNWPPNDR; this is encoded by the coding sequence ATGAACGTCCTCGACGAGTGGATCAAGGCGGCGGTGGCGGAGCTGGGTCTGAGCGCTGCCGATGTGGCGCCGGCAACGGATCAGGGCTCATCCGCGACGGCGCTGGTGCTGGACCTGGCTCGGGACGTCGCCCACAACGTCGTGCGCCCTGGTGCGCCGATCTCGGCCTACCTGATGGGACTCGCCGTGGGCCGCGGCGCCGACCCCGCCGACGTCGCCGCCCGCCTGAGCGAACTGGCCAAGAATTGGCCCCCCAACGATCGGTGA
- a CDS encoding T3SS (YopN, CesT) and YbjN peptide-binding chaperone 1 — MTAENTPDQPEGVLLDEPTTADLRAKVTEAWREFAAALAVLLPTLSAGAHVDLTLDPTASGTGTAVYSVSIRVLPDDVIEALAVGNAALPEGFRMDRSSVADLVALGWSPPGVLAGSGDSFGLRTTTDAAKQLATIVSRTLRDVYGAPHPAFLVYLVHDEEEEPIETAPLATARHEPSIDEELSLDDLDEDGVLSEALANAADEVVPLEERVRTVVATMSKTTVDQLQVDTDGDIGIRAGSAMVFVRVRDNPPLVDVFSPILTEVEPTEQLYVKLSELTNRMPIGRLYCAQDTVWASIPVFGRNFQATHLMLAVQVMTGLADELDDRLHGEFGGKRFFGEGDKPAPAKSAPADGDDHRTGMYL; from the coding sequence ATGACGGCGGAGAACACTCCTGATCAGCCCGAGGGCGTCCTGCTCGACGAGCCGACCACGGCCGATCTGCGGGCCAAGGTGACCGAGGCGTGGCGGGAATTCGCCGCGGCGCTCGCCGTGCTGCTGCCTACCCTCAGCGCGGGCGCACATGTCGACCTCACCCTCGATCCCACCGCGTCCGGCACCGGCACCGCCGTGTACTCGGTGAGTATCCGGGTGCTGCCCGACGACGTCATCGAGGCGCTCGCGGTCGGAAACGCCGCTCTGCCCGAGGGGTTCCGGATGGATCGCTCGTCGGTCGCCGACCTGGTGGCGCTGGGCTGGTCGCCGCCGGGGGTGCTGGCCGGTTCGGGTGACTCGTTCGGGCTGCGTACCACCACCGATGCCGCCAAGCAGTTGGCCACGATCGTTTCGCGGACGCTGCGTGACGTGTACGGCGCCCCGCACCCGGCGTTCCTGGTCTACCTCGTGCACGACGAGGAGGAGGAGCCGATCGAGACGGCGCCGCTGGCCACCGCCCGGCATGAGCCGTCGATCGACGAGGAGCTCAGCCTCGACGACCTCGACGAGGACGGCGTGCTCTCCGAGGCGCTGGCCAACGCCGCCGACGAGGTCGTCCCGCTCGAGGAGCGGGTCCGTACGGTGGTCGCGACCATGTCCAAGACCACCGTCGACCAGCTCCAGGTCGACACCGACGGCGACATCGGCATCCGGGCCGGCTCGGCGATGGTGTTCGTCCGGGTACGGGACAACCCGCCGCTGGTCGACGTCTTCTCGCCGATCCTGACCGAGGTCGAGCCGACCGAGCAGCTTTACGTGAAGCTGTCCGAGCTCACCAATCGCATGCCGATCGGCCGGCTCTACTGCGCGCAGGACACCGTCTGGGCCTCGATCCCCGTCTTCGGCCGTAACTTTCAGGCCACCCACCTGATGCTGGCCGTCCAGGTCATGACCGGCCTCGCCGACGAGCTCGACGACCGGCTGCACGGCGAGTTCGGCGGCAAGCGCTTCTTCGGCGAGGGCGACAAGCCCGCCCCGGCGAAGTCCGCCCCCGCCGACGGCGACGACCACCGCACGGGGATGTACCTCTAA
- a CDS encoding beta-propeller domain-containing protein — protein sequence MSRRSLLCAAVALALPLSGCTAKSSPPTPPPPVPGPMRLVAFDSCEQLEADLKRAAKASVGPYGLPGSAAMPETMPFGSRTMADSAGVAAKAPGAPPEYSGTNNHERDADEPDIVKTDGRRIVTVDRGALRVVDAATRTQTGKLDLQLRQGGGPLELLLAGDVALVLVPGGWMGYAPDSRMMPAATKPELISVDISGPPRIVSRYRTEGNLVDARLTGSTARIVLRSNPRITFPEQPAAWDDDERIKAQRKVIDRASVAAWLPSWEVTTGGTTSKGATDCGRVSRPSDYSGGSLLSVLTFDLTKPVLGSGDAVTVAADGDTVYATASSLYLAGDQRWRLNWAGGRAGRPARQETELYRFTLNGNQPPVYAGAGTVTGFLINQYAMSEWDGHLRVATTNEQAGQSAVRVLRVDDDKLVQTGMVDGLGKGERIYSVRFIGPRGYVVTFRQTDPLYSLDLGDPAKPKVTGELKITGYSAHLQPAGDGRLIGVGQEADTDGRIQGTQVSLFDVSDPAEPRRLAQHHIAGGHSEAEWDPHALLWWPATNLLVVPVSSVSFDGGGGTGGALALRVSDTGVREIATLRQAMVRRSLVIGDTLWTLSDGGLQASRLSTMEKLAWLPAV from the coding sequence ATGTCGCGCCGCTCACTGCTCTGTGCCGCCGTCGCCCTCGCGCTCCCGCTCAGCGGATGCACGGCGAAATCGTCGCCTCCCACTCCGCCGCCGCCCGTACCGGGGCCGATGCGGCTGGTCGCCTTCGACTCGTGCGAACAGCTCGAGGCGGATCTGAAGCGGGCGGCCAAGGCCAGCGTCGGACCGTACGGGCTGCCGGGTTCCGCCGCGATGCCCGAGACGATGCCGTTCGGCTCCCGGACCATGGCCGACAGCGCCGGTGTGGCCGCCAAGGCTCCGGGCGCCCCACCGGAATACTCGGGCACGAACAACCACGAACGGGACGCCGACGAGCCGGACATCGTGAAGACCGACGGGCGCCGGATCGTCACGGTCGACCGGGGCGCCCTGCGCGTGGTGGACGCGGCCACCCGTACGCAAACCGGCAAGCTGGACCTGCAACTGCGGCAAGGCGGCGGCCCGCTCGAACTGCTCCTCGCCGGCGACGTGGCACTCGTCCTGGTCCCGGGTGGCTGGATGGGCTATGCGCCCGACTCCAGGATGATGCCAGCCGCTACGAAGCCCGAGCTGATCTCCGTCGACATCTCCGGGCCACCACGGATCGTCAGCCGGTACCGGACCGAGGGCAATCTGGTCGACGCCCGCCTCACCGGCAGCACCGCCCGCATCGTCCTGCGCTCGAACCCGCGCATCACGTTCCCGGAGCAGCCGGCCGCGTGGGACGACGACGAGCGGATCAAGGCCCAGCGGAAGGTGATCGACCGGGCCTCCGTCGCGGCCTGGCTGCCGTCCTGGGAAGTCACCACCGGCGGCACGACGTCGAAGGGCGCCACGGACTGCGGGCGGGTCAGCCGGCCGTCGGACTACTCCGGCGGCTCGCTGCTCAGTGTGCTGACGTTCGACCTGACCAAGCCCGTCCTCGGCAGCGGCGACGCGGTCACGGTCGCCGCCGACGGCGACACCGTCTATGCCACTGCGAGCAGCCTCTACCTCGCCGGCGACCAGCGCTGGCGGCTCAACTGGGCCGGCGGCCGGGCCGGGAGGCCCGCCCGGCAGGAGACCGAGCTCTATCGCTTCACCCTCAACGGCAACCAACCCCCCGTGTACGCGGGAGCCGGCACCGTCACCGGCTTCCTGATCAATCAGTACGCGATGTCCGAATGGGACGGACACCTCCGCGTGGCCACCACGAACGAACAGGCCGGACAGTCGGCCGTACGCGTGCTGCGAGTCGACGACGACAAGCTGGTGCAGACCGGGATGGTGGACGGCCTCGGCAAGGGCGAGCGGATCTACTCCGTACGCTTCATCGGCCCGCGCGGCTACGTCGTGACGTTCCGCCAGACGGACCCGCTCTACAGCCTGGACCTCGGCGATCCTGCCAAGCCGAAAGTCACCGGCGAACTGAAGATCACGGGGTACTCGGCACATCTCCAGCCGGCCGGCGACGGCAGGCTCATCGGCGTCGGGCAGGAGGCCGACACCGACGGCCGCATCCAGGGCACCCAGGTCTCGCTCTTCGACGTCTCCGACCCGGCCGAGCCGCGACGGCTCGCGCAGCACCACATCGCCGGAGGCCACTCCGAGGCGGAATGGGACCCGCACGCGCTGCTCTGGTGGCCGGCGACGAACCTGCTCGTCGTACCCGTGTCCTCGGTCTCGTTCGACGGCGGCGGGGGCACCGGCGGCGCGCTGGCGTTGCGGGTCAGCGACACCGGCGTACGGGAGATCGCGACGCTGCGGCAGGCGATGGTCCGCCGCTCGCTGGTGATCGGGGACACGCTGTGGACGCTCTCCGACGGCGGCCTTCAGGCGTCACGGCTGTCCACGATGGAGAAGCTCGCCTGGCTGCCGGCCGTCTAG
- a CDS encoding Lrp/AsnC family transcriptional regulator: MQMDAVDKRIIALLIADARASYAEIGAKVSLSAPAVKRRVDRLRTSGVIKGFTTVIEPAAVGWTTEAFVELFCTGRTTPAQITVATRRHPEVVGAYTVSGQADALVHLRASDIGHLEQALERLRAEPFVTSTRSMVVLSRLVETPTPVPTTN; this comes from the coding sequence TTGCAGATGGACGCCGTTGACAAGCGAATCATTGCGCTGCTCATCGCCGACGCCCGCGCCTCCTATGCTGAGATCGGTGCGAAGGTCTCGCTGTCCGCCCCGGCGGTCAAGCGGCGGGTCGACCGGCTCCGCACCAGCGGCGTCATCAAGGGATTCACGACCGTCATCGAACCGGCCGCCGTCGGATGGACCACCGAGGCCTTCGTCGAGCTGTTCTGCACCGGCCGCACCACGCCCGCTCAGATCACCGTCGCCACCCGGCGGCATCCCGAGGTGGTCGGCGCGTACACGGTCTCGGGGCAGGCCGACGCGCTCGTGCATCTGCGGGCCTCCGACATCGGGCACCTCGAGCAGGCCCTCGAACGGCTGCGGGCCGAACCGTTCGTCACCTCGACCCGCAGCATGGTCGTGCTCTCCCGGCTCGTCGAGACGCCGACACCGGTGCCCACGACGAATTAG
- the ddaH gene encoding dimethylargininase, translating into MSHTERLPRIRTYLMCPPEHFTVEYAINPWMDTTVPVDPALALKQWQMLKDTLTDLGHTVHVLDAVPALPDMVYAANGAFSVDGKVYGARFKYPQRAAEAAAHRQFYVGGPWTFADPEHVNEGEGDFAYVPEAHGGLILAGHGFRTDPAAHTEAQEVLGRPVISLKLVDPAYYHLDVALAALDDRNVTYFPEAFSESSQQVLAQLFPDAVIADRADAEAFALNLVSDGRHVILNHESTALGEKVRAAGYTPVYVELSELKRGGGSIKCAVAELRP; encoded by the coding sequence ATGAGCCACACGGAGCGCTTGCCGCGAATCAGGACATACCTCATGTGTCCCCCTGAGCACTTCACGGTCGAGTACGCGATCAATCCCTGGATGGACACGACTGTCCCGGTTGATCCCGCTCTCGCGCTCAAGCAGTGGCAGATGCTCAAGGACACCCTGACCGACCTCGGCCACACCGTGCACGTCCTCGACGCCGTACCGGCCCTGCCCGACATGGTGTACGCCGCCAACGGCGCCTTCTCGGTCGACGGCAAGGTCTACGGCGCGCGCTTCAAGTACCCGCAGCGCGCCGCGGAAGCCGCCGCCCACCGGCAGTTCTACGTCGGCGGGCCGTGGACCTTCGCCGACCCGGAGCACGTCAACGAGGGCGAGGGCGACTTCGCCTACGTGCCGGAGGCGCACGGCGGCCTGATCCTGGCCGGCCACGGCTTCCGTACGGACCCGGCCGCGCACACCGAGGCGCAGGAGGTCCTGGGCCGCCCGGTGATCTCCCTGAAGCTGGTCGACCCGGCGTACTACCACCTCGACGTGGCCCTCGCGGCGCTCGACGACCGCAACGTCACGTACTTCCCGGAGGCCTTCTCGGAGTCCTCGCAGCAGGTCCTCGCCCAGCTCTTCCCGGACGCGGTCATCGCCGACCGGGCCGACGCCGAGGCCTTCGCCCTCAACCTCGTCAGTGACGGGCGCCACGTCATCCTCAACCACGAGTCGACGGCGCTGGGCGAGAAGGTGCGCGCGGCCGGCTACACCCCGGTCTACGTCGAGCTGAGCGAACTCAAGCGCGGCGGCGGCAGCATCAAGTGCGCGGTCGCCGAACTGCGCCCTTAG
- a CDS encoding bacterial proteasome activator family protein, whose translation MSDDTHTADKQEDGSVIVVGPDGRPMGTVESDGTMKAEEPGNLIEQPAKVMRIGSMIKQLLEEVRAAPLDEASRGRLREIHQRSIKELEDGLAPELQEELERLSLPFDSETPPSEAELRIAQAQLVGWLEGLFHGIQAALVAQQMAARLQLEQMRGGQGRPALPMGPHGVIPGMPGQGGDGTGPTGQYL comes from the coding sequence ATGAGCGACGACACCCACACCGCAGACAAGCAGGAAGACGGCTCCGTCATCGTGGTGGGCCCCGACGGCCGCCCCATGGGCACGGTGGAGTCCGACGGCACGATGAAGGCCGAGGAGCCGGGCAATCTGATCGAGCAGCCCGCCAAGGTCATGCGGATCGGCAGCATGATCAAGCAACTGCTCGAGGAGGTCCGGGCCGCCCCACTCGACGAGGCGAGCCGGGGCCGGCTGCGGGAGATCCACCAGCGCTCGATCAAGGAGCTGGAGGACGGCCTGGCGCCGGAGTTGCAGGAGGAGCTGGAGCGGCTGTCACTGCCGTTCGACTCCGAGACCCCGCCCAGCGAGGCGGAGCTGCGGATCGCCCAGGCTCAGCTCGTCGGCTGGCTGGAGGGTCTCTTCCACGGCATCCAGGCGGCGCTGGTCGCCCAGCAGATGGCGGCCCGGCTGCAGCTCGAGCAGATGCGCGGCGGCCAGGGCCGTCCGGCGCTGCCCATGGGCCCGCACGGCGTCATCCCCGGCATGCCGGGTCAGGGCGGCGACGGCACCGGCCCGACCGGGCAGTACCTATAG
- a CDS encoding Cof-type HAD-IIB family hydrolase has translation MHSPFRLVASDIDGTLIRDDGTLSSRTIDVLDRLRDRGVPAVLVTGRPVRWLRQLYDQMAEPLPAICANGAVVYDPDTDEILRAAPLSVELLLDVTKRLREAVPDVALAVEVENGRSFWYEENWPLRWDVEHQAVRMLSTPEELTTAPAVKLLARSAQHGPDEFAELVSRTLGELAEATHSSSSALVEISAAGVTKAAGLAWLCEREGIDAAEVVAFGDMPNDLPLLAWAGRSVAMGNAHPAVKEVADEVALTNDEDGVAAYLERLYGL, from the coding sequence ATGCATTCCCCATTCCGCCTCGTCGCCTCGGACATCGACGGCACTCTGATCCGTGACGACGGCACGCTCAGTTCCCGTACCATCGACGTTCTCGACCGGCTCCGAGACCGCGGCGTGCCGGCCGTGCTCGTCACCGGCCGGCCGGTGCGCTGGCTGCGCCAGCTTTACGACCAGATGGCCGAACCGCTGCCGGCGATCTGCGCCAACGGCGCCGTGGTCTACGACCCCGACACCGACGAGATCCTGCGGGCCGCCCCGCTCTCCGTCGAGCTGCTGCTCGACGTGACCAAGCGGCTGCGCGAGGCCGTGCCCGACGTCGCCCTGGCCGTCGAGGTCGAAAACGGCAGAAGCTTCTGGTACGAGGAAAACTGGCCCCTGCGCTGGGACGTCGAGCACCAGGCGGTACGGATGCTGAGCACGCCCGAAGAGCTCACCACGGCACCGGCGGTGAAGCTGCTGGCCCGCTCCGCGCAGCACGGACCGGACGAGTTCGCCGAGCTGGTCAGCCGCACGCTGGGCGAGCTGGCCGAGGCGACCCACTCGTCCTCGTCCGCACTGGTGGAGATCTCGGCGGCGGGCGTGACCAAGGCCGCCGGCCTGGCCTGGCTCTGCGAGCGCGAGGGCATCGACGCCGCGGAGGTCGTCGCCTTCGGTGACATGCCGAACGACCTGCCCCTGCTGGCATGGGCAGGCCGTTCCGTGGCGATGGGCAACGCCCATCCCGCCGTCAAGGAGGTCGCCGACGAGGTGGCGCTCACCAACGACGAGGACGGGGTCGCGGCGTACCTGGAGCGGTTGTACGGGCTATAG
- a CDS encoding Cof-type HAD-IIB family hydrolase — translation MAHPGLPKLIATDLDGTLVRSDDTVSAYTHEVLDRVRAAGIRIVGATGRGPRLTELTRNDIRAADFLVLAQGGWVIDQNEGTLLRNARLPGRDLAVVLQDLEAEVGPLSVMVEALEHDDAPLWGDYDPTWRFPVTVEPRTRDECLTGDVIKAFARSFDRHVDDLLAAAQRIVAPHVATVTQAGQNYLEICPPEVDKGTGLAVVAQAVGVDPADVLVFGDMPNDLPMFAWAGWRRVAVSNAHPTLLAVADEVTLSNDEDGVAVYLDRLLSQ, via the coding sequence ATGGCCCACCCCGGTCTCCCGAAGCTCATCGCGACCGACCTCGACGGCACCCTCGTCCGCAGCGACGACACCGTGTCCGCGTACACCCATGAGGTCCTGGACCGGGTCCGGGCCGCGGGTATCCGCATCGTCGGCGCCACCGGCCGGGGGCCGCGGCTCACCGAGCTCACCCGCAACGACATCCGCGCCGCCGACTTCCTCGTGCTTGCGCAGGGCGGCTGGGTCATCGACCAGAACGAGGGGACTCTGCTCAGGAACGCCCGCCTGCCCGGCCGCGACCTGGCGGTCGTCCTACAGGATCTCGAGGCCGAGGTCGGGCCGCTCTCCGTCATGGTGGAGGCCCTGGAGCACGACGACGCCCCGCTCTGGGGTGACTACGACCCGACCTGGCGCTTCCCCGTCACGGTGGAGCCGCGGACCCGGGACGAGTGCCTCACCGGCGACGTGATCAAGGCGTTCGCCCGCTCGTTCGACCGGCACGTCGACGACCTGCTCGCCGCGGCGCAGCGCATCGTGGCGCCGCACGTGGCGACGGTCACCCAAGCCGGCCAGAACTACCTCGAGATCTGCCCGCCGGAGGTGGACAAGGGCACCGGGCTGGCCGTAGTTGCGCAGGCCGTCGGCGTCGACCCGGCGGACGTGCTGGTTTTCGGGGACATGCCCAACGACCTGCCCATGTTCGCCTGGGCCGGCTGGCGCCGGGTCGCCGTGAGCAACGCCCACCCCACGCTGCTGGCGGTGGCCGACGAGGTGACCCTCAGCAACGACGAGGATGGGGTGGCGGTCTATCTCGACCGGCTACTGTCGCAGTGA
- the serS gene encoding serine--tRNA ligase, whose amino-acid sequence MIDLRLLREDPEPFRASQRLRGESTEKVDELLRADEERRAATQRFESIRAEQKSLGKQVAKASGDERAALLTRTKELAAEVKAAEAAAGEADETLRRAQMALPNLVQDGVPAGGEDDFVVLREVGDLPAIDKPRDHLEIGEALGAIDTERGAKVSGSRFYFLTGVGALLQLGMLQMAIAQAVEHGFTPSITPSLVRPDAMEGTGFLGSHASEVYRLEADDLYLVGTSEVPLAAYHAGEILDLDGGPKRFAGWSSCYRREAGSHGKDVRGILRVHQFDKVEMFSYCKPEEAEAEHRKLLAMEEEMLAKVEIPYRVIDVAAGDLGSSASRKFDCEAWVPSQGRYREVTSTSNCTTFQARRLNIRYRDADGRPQTAATLNGTLATTRWLIPILENHQQPDGSVRVPKALQPYLGGRDVLEPIR is encoded by the coding sequence GTGATTGACCTGCGACTGCTGCGCGAAGATCCCGAGCCGTTCCGTGCCAGCCAGCGGCTGCGCGGCGAGTCCACCGAGAAGGTGGACGAGCTGCTGCGCGCCGACGAGGAGCGGCGGGCGGCCACCCAGCGCTTCGAGTCGATCCGGGCCGAGCAGAAGTCCCTCGGCAAGCAGGTCGCGAAGGCCTCCGGCGACGAACGCGCTGCCCTGCTCACGCGCACCAAGGAGCTGGCCGCCGAGGTGAAGGCGGCCGAGGCCGCCGCGGGCGAGGCCGACGAGACCCTGCGCCGCGCCCAGATGGCCCTGCCCAACCTGGTGCAGGACGGCGTACCGGCGGGCGGCGAGGACGACTTCGTCGTGCTCCGTGAGGTCGGCGACCTGCCGGCGATCGACAAGCCGCGGGACCATCTCGAGATCGGCGAGGCGCTCGGTGCGATCGACACCGAGCGGGGAGCGAAGGTGTCGGGCTCGCGGTTCTACTTCCTCACCGGCGTCGGCGCCCTGCTCCAGCTCGGCATGCTGCAGATGGCCATCGCCCAGGCGGTCGAGCACGGCTTCACCCCGTCGATCACGCCGTCGCTGGTCCGCCCCGACGCGATGGAGGGCACCGGCTTCCTCGGCAGCCACGCGAGCGAGGTCTACCGGCTCGAGGCCGACGACCTCTACCTCGTGGGTACGTCGGAGGTGCCGCTGGCGGCATACCACGCAGGCGAGATCCTCGACCTGGACGGCGGCCCGAAGCGGTTCGCGGGATGGTCGTCGTGCTACCGCCGGGAGGCCGGGTCGCACGGCAAGGACGTCCGCGGGATCCTGCGCGTCCACCAGTTCGACAAGGTGGAGATGTTCTCCTACTGCAAGCCCGAGGAAGCCGAGGCGGAGCACCGCAAGCTCCTCGCCATGGAGGAGGAGATGCTCGCCAAGGTCGAGATCCCCTACCGGGTGATCGACGTGGCCGCCGGCGACCTGGGGTCGAGCGCCTCGCGCAAGTTCGACTGCGAGGCCTGGGTGCCGTCGCAGGGCCGCTACCGCGAGGTGACGTCGACGTCGAACTGCACCACGTTCCAGGCCCGGCGGCTGAACATCCGCTACCGCGACGCCGACGGCCGGCCGCAGACCGCGGCGACGCTCAACGGCACGCTCGCCACGACCCGCTGGCTGATTCCGATCCTGGAGAACCACCAACAGCCGGACGGATCCGTCCGCGTGCCCAAGGCGCTCCAGCCGTATCTGGGCGGCCGGGACGTGCTCGAACCCATCCGGTAA
- a CDS encoding OsmC family protein, with the protein MPIRTASARWSGNLTEGSGTVKTGKGGYEGNYSFKSRFEEGEGTNPEELIGAAHAGCFSMAFSKALADEGFTPTSVETTAKVHMDKTDAGFSVTRIELETVGDVPNVDAGTFSKIAEAAKENCPISRLLSPGAQITLTATLS; encoded by the coding sequence ATGCCTATTCGCACTGCTTCCGCCCGCTGGTCGGGCAACCTCACCGAGGGCTCGGGAACCGTCAAGACCGGCAAGGGCGGTTACGAGGGGAACTACTCCTTCAAGTCCCGCTTCGAAGAGGGCGAGGGAACCAACCCCGAGGAGCTGATCGGCGCCGCGCACGCCGGCTGCTTCTCGATGGCGTTCTCGAAGGCTCTCGCCGACGAAGGCTTCACCCCCACCTCGGTCGAGACCACCGCCAAGGTCCACATGGACAAGACCGACGCCGGCTTCAGCGTCACCCGCATCGAGCTGGAGACGGTGGGCGACGTCCCCAACGTGGACGCCGGCACCTTCTCCAAGATCGCCGAAGCCGCCAAGGAGAACTGCCCGATTTCCCGCCTGCTCTCCCCGGGCGCACAGATCACCCTGACCGCCACCCTGTCCTGA
- a CDS encoding metallopeptidase family protein — MGGVPVEMSRERFEELVGEALDEVPPELLRMMNNVVILVEDLPPDGTLDLLGLYEGTDLTRRGWDYAGVLPDRITIYRLPTLDVCDTEDDVVEEVAITVVHEIAHHFGIDDERLHALGWG, encoded by the coding sequence ATGGGCGGCGTGCCGGTCGAGATGAGCCGTGAACGCTTCGAAGAACTCGTCGGCGAGGCCCTCGACGAGGTCCCGCCCGAACTGCTCAGGATGATGAACAACGTGGTCATCCTGGTCGAGGACCTCCCGCCGGACGGCACCCTGGATCTGCTAGGCCTCTACGAGGGCACCGACCTCACGCGCCGCGGGTGGGACTACGCCGGTGTGCTGCCCGACCGGATCACCATTTATCGCCTCCCGACTCTCGACGTCTGCGACACCGAGGACGACGTCGTCGAGGAAGTCGCGATCACGGTGGTGCACGAGATCGCTCACCACTTCGGCATCGACGACGAGCGGCTACATGCGCTGGGCTGGGGATAA
- a CDS encoding AIM24 family protein, which yields MRSELFSAENLEKESAQPGLRLQNSKLLKAELNGEFMARVGSMVAYQGQVQFEALGSGGLGKFLKQKLTGEGVPLMKVSGHGDVFLAENAADIHLIDLEPGDGLSINGANVLAFDSTLNYDIKMVQGAGALSNAGLFNCVFSGYGRIAVTTKGTPVVLTVDQPTYVDPQAAICWSANLQTGYHRAEQLGLGTLLGRTTGERFTMSFAGQGFVVVQPSEEPPGGLAGAAQGQQQQGGIIGNLLGH from the coding sequence ATGCGCAGCGAACTGTTCTCGGCCGAAAACCTGGAGAAGGAGTCGGCGCAGCCGGGCCTGCGACTCCAGAACTCCAAGCTGCTCAAGGCGGAGCTGAACGGTGAGTTCATGGCCCGCGTCGGCTCGATGGTCGCTTACCAGGGCCAGGTCCAGTTCGAAGCGCTCGGCTCGGGCGGCCTCGGCAAGTTCCTCAAGCAGAAGCTGACCGGCGAGGGCGTACCCCTGATGAAGGTCAGCGGCCACGGCGACGTCTTCCTGGCGGAGAACGCCGCCGACATCCACCTCATCGACCTCGAACCGGGCGACGGGCTGTCGATCAACGGGGCGAACGTCCTCGCCTTCGACTCGACCCTCAACTACGACATCAAGATGGTGCAGGGCGCCGGCGCGCTCTCCAACGCCGGCCTGTTCAACTGCGTCTTCTCCGGCTACGGCCGCATCGCGGTGACCACCAAGGGCACGCCGGTGGTGCTGACCGTCGACCAGCCCACCTACGTCGACCCGCAGGCGGCGATCTGCTGGTCGGCCAACCTGCAGACCGGCTACCACCGCGCCGAGCAGTTGGGCCTTGGCACGCTGCTGGGCCGCACCACCGGCGAGCGTTTCACGATGAGCTTCGCCGGCCAGGGGTTCGTCGTGGTCCAGCCGTCGGAGGAACCGCCGGGCGGCCTCGCCGGCGCGGCGCAGGGCCAGCAGCAGCAGGGCGGCATCATCGGCAACCTGCTGGGACACTGA